The Parolsenella catena region CGTCGTGGCGATGAGCGCGGGGCGGTGCTCCACACCGGCGCCGCCATTGGGCACCTTGCGGAAGTCATCGCGCCCGCGGTCCTTCTGCCCGTGGATGTTGAAGCTGCAGTGGTCCGTGGCGATCGTGTCGATCTCGCCGTTGACGAGGGCCTCGCGCAGCGCCACGCGGTCGGCGGGCTTGCGCGGCGGCGGGCTCATGACGAACTCGAGGCCCTCGAGGCCGTCCTGCCCGTCCCTCAGGAAGCACGTGTCGTCCAGCAGCAGGTACTGCGGGCACGTCTCCACAAAGATGTTCTTCTGGCCGCGCGCCTTGGCGGCACGGATGGCCTCGAGCCCCAACTTGGTGGACAGGTGCACGACGTTCACACGCGCGTCCCCGGCAAGGTGGGCGAGATACAGCAGGCGGCTCACGGCCTCCGCCTCGCACACGTCGGGGCGGCTCAGGGGGTGTCCCTCGGGGCCGTGGATGCCCGACTCGTACACGCGCTTCTGCAGCGCGTTAACGAGCGTGCCGTTCTCGCAGTGGACGCACAGGGTGCCCCCGAGCGGCTTGAGGGACTCGAGGAGCTCGAGCGTCTCGGCGTCGTCGAGCCGCAGGTGGTCGTAGGCAAAGTAGGACTTGAACGAGCAGACGCCACGCTCGCGCATGATGGCGAGGTCCGCACGGTTGCGCTCGTTCCACTCGGAAAGCGCCATGTGGAAGGCGTAGTTTGCCGTGCAGGTGCCGTCGGCGCGCTTGTGCCACTCGTCGAGGGCGTCGGGCAACGTGACGCCTCGGTCGGCCGTGGCGTAGTCCACGATCGTCGTGGTGCCGCCACACGCGGCCGCGCGCGTGCCCGTCTCGAAGCTGTCGGCCGTCCAGTCGATGCCCGTCCAGCACTGCATGTGCGTGTGCGCGTCAATGAAGCCGGGGAACACCCAGCACCCGCGGGCGTCATAGACCTCGTCGCCCTCGGCAGGCTCGATCGAGCTGGCGATGCGCACCACCTTGTCTGCCTCGAGCGCGACGTCTCCCCTACGCAGGCCGTCGGGACACACGAGCGTGCCGCCTTGGATGATGACCATGTTAGTTGCTCCCTCCACGACCAAGACCGCATTCGATAATCTCCTGGCAACGCCCGAGGTCATCAGGCGTGTCGATGTCCCAAAGCTCCCAGGGCCACGATGCCTCCACCGAGATGGCGCGCACGCCGTCCCCCAGCACGGCCGAACCACCGGAATCTCCCGTGACCTCGGACAGGCGCGAGAAGAGCCCGCGGGGAAAGAGCACGGGCGAGGAGGCGCGGCCACGCCACGAGAGGCGCACAACCGCGTCTGGGTTGGCGGCGGAGACGGATAGCATCGTACGCAGGCTCCCCCGCTCAACGAGAGGCTGGTCTCCGGGCACGAACAGGCACGCGTCCCACCCGGCGGCGTCTGCATGCGCGACAAGAGCGCGCATGGAGTCGCTCTGCTCGAGCGCCCCCTGCGGCCGCGCCACGTCGATGCCGCGGCGCGCGCAGATGGCGTCAACCTCGTCCGTGGCGCTCGCTACCACCATGGGCACGCCCAGGGGCACGCAACCAAGCGTGTGCTCGAGCACGGGCTCGCCCATGAGCGGCTCCACGAGCTTGTTGGCCCCAAAGCGGCGCGCATGGCCCGCGGCAAGCACCGCCACGCCAACGCGGCGGCCGGCGGCATCCTCGTCATCGTGCGTCGTGGCATAGACGCCTGGCGCAAACGCGGAGGCAAACTGGGCACCGGCGCTTGCCTCGCAGGCACTCGTCCAGCGCTCATAGGAGGCGAGCAGCTCGTCCGCCTCCGGCGTGGGCGTCGACCCGCCTCCGCCCGAGCCGCCCACGACACGCGTCGTGAGAGGGCAGCCCAGGCCGGCCTCGGCTTTGCGCACAAGTGCGAGCGCCTTCGTGTAGGCCATCCCCATCGAGATGGCCGCTGCACGAAGGCTTCCGTACTCGCGAACACGACGAAGCAGCTCCGCGGGACCGGGCCCGAAGACTCGCTCGCCGCTCTCGTCAACCAGATATGTCCTGACGCTTGGTCTCATGGCTCCATTATCCCCGACGTTGGCGTGTGCGATACGCGTCGTTGCGCATGCTCGAAAACAATGGGTGACGGGCCGCACCCCAGCTCTACCCAGGGTGCGGCCCGAAGGCATCGCTTAAGCGCGAATGGTGGTGCCGGTCTTGCCGTCGATGCCGTCACGCGCCTTCTCGAGCAGCGTGATGAGGGCAGAGCGGCCGGGCTTGCTCTCGGCGAACGCGGCAGCGGCCAGGACCTTGGGCTCCATGGAGCCCTTGCCAAACTCGCCTGCGTCTGCCAGCTCGTGGGCGCGCTCGGGCGTGAGGGCGTCGAGCCACTCCTCGTCGGGCTTTCCAAAGCGCACGGCGACCTTCTCCACGGCCGTGAGGATCACGAGGTAGTCCGCATCGAGGGACTCGGCGAGAAGCTCAGCCGCGAAGTCCTTGTCGATGACGGCAGCGGCACCCTTGAGGTGGTGGTTGCCCGTGGGCTCCACGGGAATGCCGCCGCCACCGCAGGCGATGACCACGTGGTTGGCAGCGACGAGCGAGGAGATCGTGTCCAGCTCGACGATGCGCTTAGGTCTGGGCGAAGCCACGACACGGCGATAGCCTCGGCCTGAGTCCTCGACGAAGTCGTACCCGCGGCTCTCCTTGAGGCTCTCGGCCTCCTCCTTGCTCATGAACGAGCCGATGGGCTTCGTGGGGTTCTCGAAGGCGGGGTCGGCCGGGTCTACCTCGACCTGCGTGAGGACGGTCGCCACGCCCTTGTCGATGCCGCGGCGCTCCATCTCCTCGCGAAGGGCGTTCTGCAGGTCATAGCCGATGTAGCCTTGGCTCATGGCGCCGCAGACGGACAGCGGACACGGAATGTACTTCTCAGGGTCGCTGCGCGTCAGCTCGGTCATGGCGTTGGCGATCATGCCAACCTGCGGGCCGTTGCCGTGCACGACGACAACCTCGTTGCCCTGCTCGATGAGGTCGACGATGGCCTTGGAGGTCACCTGGACGGCCTGCATCTGCTCGGGAAGGTTCTTTCCAAGGGCGTTGCCGCCGAGGGCAACGACGATGCGCTTGGACATGGGGGGCTCCGATCAAAAAAGGGTAAGCGATAAGGTTCTCACTCGGCCGCCCCAATAAAGGGGGGAAGTGGGGGCGACCGAGTGGGTTCCAACTAGCGCCGGCCCCCAGTGGGGGCCGGTTTGTGAGGTGTATCAGGCCTCGAATCGGCTAGGCCGACACGGGGGCATTAGGCCTGATACCAGCGGGGGGTGCCGGCATCCTCGAGCGCCTTGAGCGTGGCGACGGGATCGGCAACCTTCTGGAGAAACATCATTGCGGCGATGGCGTAGGGCTTGTAGGAAGCCTCCTTGTACATGCCGTCGCGGTGCATGTCGAAGACATCGGCCATGACCTCGCCGTGCTCGCAGGAGACACCGGAGATGTCGGCGGGCAGCGGGTGCATGAAGATCGTGTCCTGACCGTTGGCCGTCTTGGCCATGAGCTCGGTCGTGGAGCACCAGTCCTGGTGCGTGGCGTTCTGGGCGAGAAGCTCCTTCTCGAGCGCGGCGATGCCGGCGTCATCACCCTCGGCGTAGAGGTTCGTGCGCTTCTCCATGCCCACGTAGGGGGCCCAGGACTTCGGGATCACGATGTCGGCGCCCTCGAAGGCCTCGGCCATCGTGTTGACCTGCTTGAAGGAGGTGCCGTTCTCGGCGGCGTAGCCCTTTGCGCGCTCGACGACCTCGGGCATGAGGTCGTAGCCCTCGGGGTGGGCCAGCGTGACGTCCATGCCAAAGCGCGGCAGCAGGCTGATAAGCGACTGCGGGCAGGACAGCGGCTTGCCGTAGGAGGGCGAGTAGGCCCAGGTCACGGCAACCTTCTTGCCCTTGAGGTTCTCAAGGCCGCCAAACTCCTTGATGAGGTAGAGCATGTCGGCAGAGGACTGCGTGGGGTGGTCGGAGTCGGACTGCAGGGAGATGAGCGTGGGACGGTGGTCGAGGACGCCATCAGCGTAGGCCTGCTGGACGGACTCGGAGACCTCCTTCATGTAGGCGTCGCCCTTGCCGATGTACATGTCGTCACGGATGCCGATGACGTCGGCCATAAAGGAGATCATCGTGGCGGTCTCACGGACGGTCTCGCCGTGGGCGATCTGGGACTTCTTCTCGTCGAGGTCCTGGAGCTCGAGGCCGAGCAGGTTGGAGGCCTTGGAGAAGGAGAAACGGGTGCGCGTGGAGTTGTCACGGAACAGCGAGACGGCGAGGCCCGAGTCGAAGATCTTGGACGAGATGTTGCGCTCGCGCAGGTTGCGAAGAGCCGCGGCGGTGGCGTAGAGCGCCTTGAGCTCGTCGGTGGTCTTGTCCCAGGTGTGCAGGAAGTCGCTGTTGTACATGCCCTTGAAGTCAAGGCCAGACAGGACGTCGAGGTACTGCTGGATGTCGCTCATTGGGTTTCCTCTCCCTAGTTGGTGTGGTGGCGGGCGCATGCCCGCGCAGGACCTGCCGCCCCATGCTCCCCGAGCCGGGGCGGCAGGAAAGATTCTAAAGCGGTGCGCGCGACCGGCTACTTGATGTCGTTGTCCGTGAGCTCGGCGCGGTAGGTCGTGGCGTTGCCGTCAGCCTGCGAGGGGTCGTAGAGGTTGAGGGCAGCGACGTAGAGGGCGGCGCAGGTCGGGAGGTCCTGCTTGTAGGTGACCTCGTTGGGCGCGTGGGCCTGGGACTCGGCGCCAGGGCCAAAGCCGACGCAGGGGATGCCGTAGCGACCCTGGATGGAGACGCAGTTCGTGGAGAAGGTCCACTTGTCGCACAGCGGACGGCCGGCGCGCTTGTCCATGGACTTCTCGCAGCCGATGCGCTCGTCGCCGAAGAGCGCCTTGTGGGCGTCGACGAGGGCCTTGACGTGGGGCGCGGACTCCTTGTTGATCCACGTCGGGAAGTAGGCCTCGGTCTCGTAGACCTCGCCCGTCCAGGACGGACGGTCGTACATGTACATGGAGACCTTGACGTCGTCGCCATACTTCTTGACGGACGGGAGGTTCTCGACCTCGGCGAGGCAGGACTTGTAGGTCTCACCGGCGGTCATGCGGCGGTCGATGGAGATGGCGCAGGAGTCGGCCACGGCGCAGCGGGACGGCGAGGTGTAGAAGATCTGGGAGACGGTGCAGGTGCCGCGGCCCAGGAAGCGGGCGTCCTCGAAGTGCTCGGGGTTATACTTGGGGTCGAGCATCTTGACGAGACCCTTGACGTCGGTGGACTCGTCGCAGCCGTTGTTGTTCAGCTTGCGGACGTCGGCGATGATGTCGGCCATCTTGTAGATGGCGTTGTCGCCGCGCTCGGGAGCGGAGCCGTGGCAGGACGTGCCGTGGACGTCAACGCGGATCTCCATGCGGCCGCGGTGGCCACGATAGATGCCGCCGTCGGTGGGCTCGGTGGAGATGACGAACTCGGGCTTGATGCCGTCGACGTTGTAGATGTACTGCCAGCACATGCCGTCGCAGTCCTCCTCCTGGACCGTGCCGACGACCATGACCTTGTAGCCCTCGGGGATGAGGTCGAGGTCCTTCATCATCTTGGCGGCGTAGGTGGCGCTGGCCATGCCACCCTCCTGGTCGGAGCCGCCGCGGCCACCAATGAGCTGGTCGTCCTCGAAGCCCTCATAGGGGTCGAAGTCCCAGTTGTCGCGATTGCCGATGCCCACGGTGTCGATGTGGGAGTCGATGGCGATGATCTTGTCGCCCTCGCCCATGAAGCCCATGACGTTGCCAAGGCCGTCAACCTTGACCTCGTCGAAGCCGAGCTTCTCCATCTCGGCCTTGATGCAGGCGACGACCTCGCCCTCCTCGCAGGACTCGGACGGGTGGGAGATCATGGCACGCAGGAACGCGGTCATGTCCTTGCCGTAGTCCTGGGCGGTCTTCTTGATGAGATCGTAGTCGAGCTGCTTAGCCATGTCGTGAACCTTTCTGTTCGATGGCCTTCGTTACCTATTGCTTGGGCCGCACGAGCGGCAGTGGTGCCTAGCAGGTGGGGTACTCGCCCTCCCAGACGATGCGGCGGTACTGCTCGGGGTCGGTGTCGCCCTCGGTGGAGAAGCACAGCACGGAGCTCGTCTTGTCCAGGCCGATGGCCTCCTTGAGCTCGGCGTACTCCGGGTCGAGCATGAGGGTCTCGACGAGGCCCGTCGTAACGGCGCCGGACTCGCCGGAGATGACGCGCGGGTCGCCCTTCTCGGGGGCGCCGAGGGTGCGCATGCCGCGGGCGGTCACCCAGTCGGGGCAGGAGACGAACGCGGTCACGTGGTTGCGAAGGATGTCCCAGCCCAGGATGTTGGGCTCGCCGCAGCACAGGCCGGCCATGATGGAGGGCATGTCGCCGTCGACGATGCGCGGGTCTCCGTCACCGGCAGCGGCACCCTTGTACAGGCAGGCTGCGGGGGCGCACTCGGCCACGACGAACGTGGGCGGGTTGTCCGGGAAGAGGTTGGTGAAGTAGCCCACGACGGCACCGGCAAGCGAGCCCACGCCAGCCTGGACGAACACGTGGGTCGGGCGGTTGATGGCCATCTCGCGGAGCTGCTCGGCAGCCTCGGAGGCCATGGTGCCGTAGCCCTCCATGATCCAGGACGGGATCTTCTCGTAGCCCTCCCAGGCGGTGTCCTGCACGATGACGCCACGCTCGCAGGCATCGGCCTCGGCGGCGGCCATGCGGACGCACTCGTCGTAGTTGACCTCCTCGATGGTCACCTTGGCGCCCTCGGCGGCGATGTTGTCAAAGCGAGGCTTCGTGGAGCCCTTGGGCATGTGCACGACGGCCTTCTGGCCGAGCTTGTTGGCGGCCCAGGCAACGCCGCGGCCGTGGTTGCCGTCCGTGGCGGTGAAGAACGTGGCTTGGCCGAAGTCCTTGGCGAGCTGGTCGGAGGTGAGGTAGTCGAACGTGCACTCGGCGACGTCCTTGCCCGTCTCGTCGGCGATGTAGTTGGCCATGGCGAACGATCCGCCGAGCACCTTGAAGGCGTTGAGGCCGAAGCGGTAGGACTCGTCCTTGACGCACAGGTTGCCAAGACCCAGGCGAGCGGCCTGGCCATCGAGGCGTGCGAGCGGCGTCACGGTGTACTGCGGGAAGCTCTTGTGGAAGGCGCGGGCCTTCTTGACGTTGTCGAGCGACATGATGCCCAGGTGCGCATCGTCACTCTTGGGCATGTGGTTGACGGCCCACTGAATCTTCTCGCTCACGTTACCGAGACCTCCTTGGTTGATTGCATTCAACTATTTGTTTGATAACCAAACAAATAGTTTGTTACTCCATATGAAACCACACTTTGTTTTAGATTCAAGGCTAGTTTTACGCCGTCTGGTGAGCGTTGCGAAATCGGCCGCGAGCGTAGGGGGCCAGCGTACGCGCGCAAGCGGCAAACATGCGCATCTGCGCGCTGATTGACATAACGGCAGTGTGCCATGGAACCCCATCGTCACACGAGCGACACATTCGGGTGGTTCGATTGCCTAACAAATTTTTAGGCATGGCACGCTGTCCCCAAAGTGTCAAAGACTTTTTGGCACTCCCCGGGCGAGCGCGGCCTTCTTGCCCGCACCGCAAAAAAAGAAGGGCCGCCCCGGCATGGGACGGCCCTCCAACACAACGACGAGGCTGCTCGGGGAAGAAGCACACCCGCCGACCGTGCATCAGCGAAAGTTACTCCTCGCCCTCCGCGTCACTGTCGGAGACGTGGAGTCTCTTCTCCTCCTCGACGGGCTCGGGAGGCATGAGCAGGTTCAGGACGATGGCCATGATGGCGCAGGGCGTGATGGCGGACGTGCCAAAGATCGTGTTGATCCAGCCAGGCATGCCGGCGCCCGTGAGCGAGCCGGAGACCTGCGCGATACCCAGGCCAAAGGCGACGGACACGCCAAAGATGGTGCACGTGCGCGGCGTGAGGCCGTCCTTCACGAGGATTCGGATGCCGTTGAGCGTAATGGTGCCGAACACGCTGATCGTGGCGCCGCCGATGACAGGCTGCGGAATCATGAGCAGAAGCGCGGAGAGCTTGGGGCACAGGCCGGCGGCCATGAAGACGATGGCGGCGCCGCCGAACACCCAGCGGTTGATGACCTTCGTACTCACGATGATGCCCACGTTCTGACCGAACGCCGAGGTGGGAACGCCGCCGAACAGGGAGGCCAGGATGGAGACGAGGCCCTGGGCCATGATGCCGCCGGAGACCTCGCGGCCCTTGGGCATGCGGTCCATGGAACCGGCCGTGGCCGCGGAGAGGTCACCGATGAGCTGGATGTTCACCATGACGTAGATGATGGCGATCGTGATGCACACGGCAGGGTCGAACTTGAGCTCGAACGGCATGAACGTGGGCAGGGAGAACCAGGCTGCCTCGCCGATGCCGGACGGGTCGATCATGCCGAACGGGATGGAGACGACGCAGCCGATGATGATCGCGAAGAAGATGGAGCCGATCTTGGTGATGCCCTTCGTGAAGTTCGTGAGGCCAAACGTCACGGCGAACGTGATGAGGCCCACGATCCAGTTCATGGCGCTGCCGAAGTTCTCGGTGCCCACACCACCGGCGATGTACTTGATGGCCGTGGGATACAGGCTCACGCCGATGGTGAAGATGACCGTGCCCGTGACGAGCGGTGGGAAGATCCAACGGATCTTGTCATAGAACAGGCTGAACACGATGGCGACGATGCCACCCACCATCTCCGCGCCGAGGATGACGGAGAAGCCGAACTCCACGCCCACTGCCTGCAGGGCCGGCAGGAAGGCGAAGGACGCGCCCGTGAGGATGGGCAGGCCCGAGCCGATGCGCCCAAACAGCGGGAACTGCTGAAGCAGCGTGTCGATGGCAGACAGGATGAGCGCCACCTGGATGATGGCCGTCTCCTGCTCCGCCGTGAAGCCACAGGTGGAGGCGATCATCATCGCGGGCGTGATGACGCCGGCGAACGACGCGAGCACGTGCTGCAAAGACGTGGGGATGAGCGAGCCCAGGGGCGGGAATCCGTCACGCTTGAACAGCGACTTGTCGAGGCCCGCCTCGGCCTGTTGGGTATTGTCCATACATGTTCCTCTCGTGAGGGCGCTCTGGCACGCGCCTGTGGGTGCGGCCCGCCCTTGCCTCGGGGGCCGCCCGCGCATCATCCCCTGACTGGGGCGAAATAACATCCTAAAGAATATTCAGTTGTGCTTACATTTTGTTAGGAAGTCTCAAACCGCACGCCAACGGCTGCATTTTGGGCGCGAGCGGTACCGCGACGGCCAGAATGGGTCCGACCTTGCGCGTATACTCGACGGTGAATGAGATTGAGACAGACACGAGGAGGAGCCCATGCTCGACATGATCAAGGCCGAGGAGGCCCGCGCCATCGCCGCGGAGGCGGACCCCACGAGAGAGACTGCCGCCGCAGACACGCTCTCCAACAACGCCATCAGCTGGGCCATCAGAAACGCCATCCACCGCACCGACACGCGCATCCGCATGTACGCCAAGTTTGGCCGCACCACGCTGTCCGTGAAGTTCGCCCCCAGCGACAACGACCGCGACGGCGAGGGCAACTCGTTCTACAACGACCTCGTGGCCAACAGCAACACGAACGTCGCCGACGCCGTGTGCGACATCATCTACGGCCGCGAGCAGGACCTCATCTCCCCCATCCAGACCGCGCGCATCCTCAACACGTACAGCTCCAGGCTCGCGAAGTTCGTGAACGACCTCCAGCGCCTGGGCTACGAGGTGGAGGTTGGCAACGGGGACGAGAAGGGCAACGGCAAGATCGACAACAACACAATCGTCGTCAAGTGGGCGTAGGCTGGCGAGAGACCTTCCCCTGCCCACTAAACGGGGCGGGCCCGCTCGAGCGTGAGCCGGGCCCGCCTCTTTATTGGCCCTCGCCTACTCCTCGGTTCCGCACTCGCCGTGAACGATCTCGATGGCCTTCTCGACGCCGTCGATTACGTTCTGGTAGCCGGTGCAGCGGCACAGGTGTCCCGAGAGGTTCTTGCGAATCTCGTCTCGGGTGTAGGTCTTGCCGGTGTTGATCATCTCCATGGCGCTCATGATGATGCCAGGGATGCAGAAGCCGCACTGGACGGCGAACTGGTCGATGAACGCCTGCTGGACGGGGTTGAGCGTGCCGTCAGGCGCCTGCAGGCCCTCGACGGTGAGGATGTCCTTGCCCTGAGCCCAGTCCGTGAGGTAGA contains the following coding sequences:
- a CDS encoding YgeY family selenium metabolism-linked hydrolase is translated as MAKQLDYDLIKKTAQDYGKDMTAFLRAMISHPSESCEEGEVVACIKAEMEKLGFDEVKVDGLGNVMGFMGEGDKIIAIDSHIDTVGIGNRDNWDFDPYEGFEDDQLIGGRGGSDQEGGMASATYAAKMMKDLDLIPEGYKVMVVGTVQEEDCDGMCWQYIYNVDGIKPEFVISTEPTDGGIYRGHRGRMEIRVDVHGTSCHGSAPERGDNAIYKMADIIADVRKLNNNGCDESTDVKGLVKMLDPKYNPEHFEDARFLGRGTCTVSQIFYTSPSRCAVADSCAISIDRRMTAGETYKSCLAEVENLPSVKKYGDDVKVSMYMYDRPSWTGEVYETEAYFPTWINKESAPHVKALVDAHKALFGDERIGCEKSMDKRAGRPLCDKWTFSTNCVSIQGRYGIPCVGFGPGAESQAHAPNEVTYKQDLPTCAALYVAALNLYDPSQADGNATTYRAELTDNDIK
- the arcC gene encoding carbamate kinase, with translation MSKRIVVALGGNALGKNLPEQMQAVQVTSKAIVDLIEQGNEVVVVHGNGPQVGMIANAMTELTRSDPEKYIPCPLSVCGAMSQGYIGYDLQNALREEMERRGIDKGVATVLTQVEVDPADPAFENPTKPIGSFMSKEEAESLKESRGYDFVEDSGRGYRRVVASPRPKRIVELDTISSLVAANHVVIACGGGGIPVEPTGNHHLKGAAAVIDKDFAAELLAESLDADYLVILTAVEKVAVRFGKPDEEWLDALTPERAHELADAGEFGKGSMEPKVLAAAAFAESKPGRSALITLLEKARDGIDGKTGTTIRA
- the ygeW gene encoding knotted carbamoyltransferase YgeW; protein product: MSDIQQYLDVLSGLDFKGMYNSDFLHTWDKTTDELKALYATAAALRNLRERNISSKIFDSGLAVSLFRDNSTRTRFSFSKASNLLGLELQDLDEKKSQIAHGETVRETATMISFMADVIGIRDDMYIGKGDAYMKEVSESVQQAYADGVLDHRPTLISLQSDSDHPTQSSADMLYLIKEFGGLENLKGKKVAVTWAYSPSYGKPLSCPQSLISLLPRFGMDVTLAHPEGYDLMPEVVERAKGYAAENGTSFKQVNTMAEAFEGADIVIPKSWAPYVGMEKRTNLYAEGDDAGIAALEKELLAQNATHQDWCSTTELMAKTANGQDTIFMHPLPADISGVSCEHGEVMADVFDMHRDGMYKEASYKPYAIAAMMFLQKVADPVATLKALEDAGTPRWYQA
- a CDS encoding NTP transferase domain-containing protein; this encodes MRPSVRTYLVDESGERVFGPGPAELLRRVREYGSLRAAAISMGMAYTKALALVRKAEAGLGCPLTTRVVGGSGGGGSTPTPEADELLASYERWTSACEASAGAQFASAFAPGVYATTHDDEDAAGRRVGVAVLAAGHARRFGANKLVEPLMGEPVLEHTLGCVPLGVPMVVASATDEVDAICARRGIDVARPQGALEQSDSMRALVAHADAAGWDACLFVPGDQPLVERGSLRTMLSVSAANPDAVVRLSWRGRASSPVLFPRGLFSRLSEVTGDSGGSAVLGDGVRAISVEASWPWELWDIDTPDDLGRCQEIIECGLGRGGSN
- the dpaL gene encoding diaminopropionate ammonia-lyase; translated protein: MSEKIQWAVNHMPKSDDAHLGIMSLDNVKKARAFHKSFPQYTVTPLARLDGQAARLGLGNLCVKDESYRFGLNAFKVLGGSFAMANYIADETGKDVAECTFDYLTSDQLAKDFGQATFFTATDGNHGRGVAWAANKLGQKAVVHMPKGSTKPRFDNIAAEGAKVTIEEVNYDECVRMAAAEADACERGVIVQDTAWEGYEKIPSWIMEGYGTMASEAAEQLREMAINRPTHVFVQAGVGSLAGAVVGYFTNLFPDNPPTFVVAECAPAACLYKGAAAGDGDPRIVDGDMPSIMAGLCCGEPNILGWDILRNHVTAFVSCPDWVTARGMRTLGAPEKGDPRVISGESGAVTTGLVETLMLDPEYAELKEAIGLDKTSSVLCFSTEGDTDPEQYRRIVWEGEYPTC
- the hydA gene encoding dihydropyrimidinase, translated to MVIIQGGTLVCPDGLRRGDVALEADKVVRIASSIEPAEGDEVYDARGCWVFPGFIDAHTHMQCWTGIDWTADSFETGTRAAACGGTTTIVDYATADRGVTLPDALDEWHKRADGTCTANYAFHMALSEWNERNRADLAIMRERGVCSFKSYFAYDHLRLDDAETLELLESLKPLGGTLCVHCENGTLVNALQKRVYESGIHGPEGHPLSRPDVCEAEAVSRLLYLAHLAGDARVNVVHLSTKLGLEAIRAAKARGQKNIFVETCPQYLLLDDTCFLRDGQDGLEGLEFVMSPPPRKPADRVALREALVNGEIDTIATDHCSFNIHGQKDRGRDDFRKVPNGGAGVEHRPALIATTFADELGPTDLCRLMSENPAKVFGMWPAKGRLAEGADADICVWDPSVSWTISAATQHQNVDHTPYEGFKAKGRARLTFVNGVLAARDGEPTGAQPGRYVSR
- the xdhC gene encoding xanthine dehydrogenase subunit XdhC translates to MDMKILKCTVNGKEVQVGYDPRESLLDTLRNRLGLTSVKRGCEVGECGACTVLIDGVATDTCLYLTDWAQGKDILTVEGLQAPDGTLNPVQQAFIDQFAVQCGFCIPGIIMSAMEMINTGKTYTRDEIRKNLSGHLCRCTGYQNVIDGVEKAIEIVHGECGTEE
- a CDS encoding uracil-xanthine permease family protein, giving the protein MDNTQQAEAGLDKSLFKRDGFPPLGSLIPTSLQHVLASFAGVITPAMMIASTCGFTAEQETAIIQVALILSAIDTLLQQFPLFGRIGSGLPILTGASFAFLPALQAVGVEFGFSVILGAEMVGGIVAIVFSLFYDKIRWIFPPLVTGTVIFTIGVSLYPTAIKYIAGGVGTENFGSAMNWIVGLITFAVTFGLTNFTKGITKIGSIFFAIIIGCVVSIPFGMIDPSGIGEAAWFSLPTFMPFELKFDPAVCITIAIIYVMVNIQLIGDLSAATAGSMDRMPKGREVSGGIMAQGLVSILASLFGGVPTSAFGQNVGIIVSTKVINRWVFGGAAIVFMAAGLCPKLSALLLMIPQPVIGGATISVFGTITLNGIRILVKDGLTPRTCTIFGVSVAFGLGIAQVSGSLTGAGMPGWINTIFGTSAITPCAIMAIVLNLLMPPEPVEEEKRLHVSDSDAEGEE